The following is a genomic window from Manihot esculenta cultivar AM560-2 chromosome 9, M.esculenta_v8, whole genome shotgun sequence.
TCTACAATTCGGCATTTGGACTAATTTACAGTATATTTTTTTGCTGATGGCGGTGCCTTAGCGAGACGGTAATAAGCTGATTTGATTTGAAAGTGTAGATTGGTATCAATGTGATGATCCCAGCCGCGGTACATGCAATCATGATCCCAACGGACCTTATTacttttatgttatgttatcaGAAGCAAGGTTCAAGTTTGCTGACCAACTCTACAAACAAGTGACTATCTCCACATATCCTAATATTCTTCATCGCAACAACCTCTGACCTTTCTCCAGTGTTCATTCAGAAGCCCAAATGCAGTTGTCGTTCATCACTTGTTTCTTGACCATTGTTGTTAAATCCATCAAGTCCTTTACCCAAATTTTCTAACTCGTCCAACACTCTTGTTTCCTCAGTTTGAGGAAGATTTTTATCTCCAGAAAAGAAGAGGTGAACTCTCCCACTAAATTCAACATATCTACAGTCTGGGTCCTGTTTGAGATTCCACTTCTTCATCATCATTCAAATCTCATCTAAATTCCCAGCCTCAAAGTATATAGCAGATATATAAAAACCAATATATTCGCAGGTTCATGCTCAATGACCCGTTCAAAAGAATACACTTTTAAGGATTTTTCAAGCAACTAAAATTTCTACCTAAACCATACCATCAAGTTTTACTGGTGCTTTAAACATATAGTCAGCAAGTAGCAGCGACTGTAAATCAGTGAAACAAAATGCAACCGTTCATTGCCCAAAAGAAAATCTTGGGTGATGATGCACTTAAACACCACACATCTATTTCCATCTCTACTTTCTACCATACAAAAACCACATGATGAAAAAGAAGTCATGATAAAAAAGCCATTCTGGTTGATttgatgaataataataataatatgcttTTCTTGCACAGCATgtttgttaaattaaattacagtCTCCAGTTCGTTCATCAATCCCTTCTTGTTTGACTGTTCTCTATATCTCTAAAACCTGATGTTTAAGGAACCATTATCAACAAAAGTTTTAACTCAATTGAATGGctaaacttattaaaaaaaaaaaaaaacagagcaaGATTATGAGTATTGGTAATTAAAGGCTGCACTTCACGTCTTTCATAGGCAGAGTAGTAAGGAATCAACATGTAGAGTTGATAGCAATAGATAGGATATCTAGAATATTTGAATATGGACAAAAGATGAAGtgaaaagaaaatcaaaatgCAGAATGCATCCACAGGAGAGAAGTTGAATCAAAGCGAAAATAAACAGTGATACGTGTATTCCTTTCTATATAACTACAGATAGATATTACAATTTAGccgtttattttttatttgagaaGGAGCAACTTTTAGTTGCAGTGTGTCAATTTCTCAACGGACCAGAGTAAACAAAAAATTGTGagcagtttaaaaaaaaatcaaattgaacatACAGAAGGGATGACCAACGACATCATGTATAAAAATTCAGAGCAAAAGTAACAAGAGGTACCACATGTCCAACACGATAACTATCTAAGAAACAAGAATACTGAGCACATATAACCCACATACGTGCAAATAGGAATAAAAATCTGATTGTATTGGTTCCCAAATATAGCAGAACTTGAACACACCTCTTGAATTTGTCCCAGGCCCACGAGATACCTTCGATGAGAAGATGGCTACAAGGCCTCTCCTCGATGAATAAAAAGGACATTTCTCCTTCCATACAAGTTATGATTTAACATCACATAAATTTCACATGCTCCAATGAAGAATTCTAACACTAATTTGAGCTTCGGAGATATCACGCCGGACACGTCGATTCTCCTTTGTTTGCTTGTTTGCAGCTTCATCACTTGAATGCTAATTAGGAAACAATTTTATCAGTATCACGTAAGAAATCTGACAGCATTAATAAAACCTAACGCTATTAATTTATCCTTCGAAACCACACCAATTGTTCGACGAAAAGtccaaatgaaaaaaaaaaatacaaatcaaAGACCAGTATAAAAATGTTAAGAGGAAAAGGAACGGTTACACTAACCTTGGCAGCAGGAACAGGCTGTTGCAGCTCCTCCTCCGGAATAATAACAGGCCATTCATGTCCAGCTTGACGGAACCTTTGCTCAGTCTCGAGGAGCTGACTCTTCTCCGAAATCAAGTTCCTTAAGGTCTGAACAGAAACAGTAGTGCCGTCAAAAACCTCCTCGACTCCGTTGACAAAAGTGACGCCGATTTTTGGCGGGATATCGTCGACTCGGCGCTTTACCAAAATCTGGCAAGCGGGGTTCGATTCCTTGGCCTTGCGGGTGTTGCATTGAGCTAAGAATTCCATACAAGAGCCTATACGAGGGTCTCGCGCATTGAATTCAAACCGCACCTTCGATAGAAACTTGAGCATCTTCTTGGTCTCGGCTGCTCACCTATTGTGTTTGGTTAATAAACCATACTCTGGCGGAGTTGTGCTCTATTATGGTATCAGTGAACCGCTGTGTGCGAGCCTGTTTACTCTCTATAGTCCTCTTTGGACTCTATATGGGCCCTTTTTACCCTTCTTCAGGGCTTCTCTCCGGTCGCAGCAGCCCCATTAAGAGCCTATTTTGTAAAGTGCGTTTTCTAAAAAATAcactgttttaaatattttttaaaaaataattttaaaaaatctattaactaaattatattaaaaataattttaaattattttttaacataagGGTTATTCTCAACTCAATTGTATTAACATGAATGCATTAAGACAGAGAATTTTGCCAGacaaagtttattaattttcgTAAGTCGTTCAGGAATTCAACTGTGTTATTGACAAACAAAAACTATGTGGTCTGTCTAATGGAACCTAATAATTTGTTTCTTCAACACAATATAATTAAGTTTAAGACAATTTTATGGGCCTTGTAGAGCCGAGCCAGTTTCTGTGGCTCCCAACAATGCTCGATCATTTCGTGATTGTATTTTCGATTTTGACAAATTTCTAGGAAAATCTCCGACAGATTTTTCGGGCAATTCTAAACAGAAATTAGAGGAAGTTGAGACTTATGACCCGATAAAACAATAACAACCTCTATGCATTAGGACATGACACTTGTTAggaaaaaaagttatttaaaatCCAAGATTTGAGggtctattttttctttttttgtcttTCTAGATCATCTTATCTTGaacaaataaagaaataaagaataaagagaaaaaaaaaaaaaaaaaaaaaaaaacagaaacatAGAAACGTTGGTAGCTTGTTTAAAGAAAAATGGCAGCAGACGCAGCTTCAGAAACCTCAAAGTTTCCTGCCGCTGATGTTGAAAAAGAATTACATCCTGGCCACAACGAGAAGTTAGAAGTTGATGGTGTGTCATCTGGCATTGTTACCTCAAGGGACCTCATGGTAATTTTGGATCTTGATTCAACCTTGTATAAATACAtgtaaaattcttttttttacaATCGACttaaactgaaattttaatataaaatctcTCCACTCTTAAAACGATcgtcaaaaataaaaatgaaaaaaaaaactcattttttaattaattattttttaatttttacatagTTGAGATTTTACAGTTTTATTTTGTCGATCAGTGgagatatataatataatatataatttttaattttcattttgtaggaagaagaaaaggctacaaaaaagaaaaaggaaatgggAAGGAGGGATCCCATGCAGACACTCAAGACAACCATCATAGTTTCAGCAGCTATTGTTGCTGTGGCTGGGGCTGTATTTGCCATTACCAGAAAATTGAGAGAGAAGTGATGTTTTTTCAATCTacccaattttttaaaaattttattttcatgatatatttcattattattttttattttattttttaaatataagctCTTAGTCATTCATCATTTCCACTTATTTATTGTTGTGGAAATAGTTAAGGTTGGTATTTTTTCCACTTGCCACCTTtgttaaatctaatttaaataccatgttataataataataataatgaaacagagcaatttatttttaattgtgatTAGTCATGTATTTTGCTATATTAGCGattagaatataaaaaattaaatttaaaaaatgagtgTTCAATGTTATAATTAAAGCTAAATTCatattgaaatgcaaaaagagACATCATCTAATCATCACTC
Proteins encoded in this region:
- the LOC110622263 gene encoding uncharacterized protein LOC110622263, yielding MLKFLSKVRFEFNARDPRIGSCMEFLAQCNTRKAKESNPACQILVKRRVDDIPPKIGVTFVNGVEEVFDGTTVSVQTLRNLISEKSQLLETEQRFRQAGHEWPVIIPEEELQQPVPAAKHSSDEAANKQTKENRRVRRDISEAQISVRILHWSM
- the LOC110623176 gene encoding uncharacterized protein LOC110623176, with the translated sequence MAADAASETSKFPAADVEKELHPGHNEKLEVDGVSSGIVTSRDLMKKEMGRRDPMQTLKTTIIVSAAIVAVAGAVFAITRKLREK